From Triticum urartu cultivar G1812 chromosome 2, Tu2.1, whole genome shotgun sequence, a single genomic window includes:
- the LOC125535844 gene encoding DDT domain-containing protein PTM-like, with translation MADLVGRAVRKAFPGFGVFSGVVESYDAEAGYFRVLYEDGDSEEIDADEMGSILVGAPMPPQPETPGGSAGKRPKKRRRGDGESPQGNVSVVAETVDGDGLANGPLPVLATPAKGGGAGGENGEAMAETAGKKRKIGPSPVRRSARQAKAAALAAEMEAAANVAVAAEAAETSSAEDVAPALIAATPQQSGRKRQRANGSGRSRAVARDLEDAALDRPLQKPNLPPSSQGLDLEGLPVMDVFQVYSCLRSFSKQLFLSPFALETFVAALRCKHVNPLIDWVHFALLRSLKNHLEDLAHEGDPPAIHCIRNLNWELLDLATWPIYLAEYLLTRGSELRYGMKLTDLKLLDTEYYWQPATVKLELLRSLCDDVIEIEAIRSELGSRMSELDGNDEGCRATGSRRKKRGSSVVALADSSQPPEGSDDMDDGNSDECYLCGMDGNLLCCDGCPSAFHSKCVGVVEDLLPEGEWHCPECSMQKYNGSRNMAKLVRGAEVLGSDPHGRLYFGTCGYLLVVDSCDVDSPCHYYGQMDLHSLITVLTPCHPSYNPILNVISLFRGIATETSNINGRYENSKECSTSDHETDRRQSSLKQSSEHEQQCTIEKHGSQQLDTGKICTSNSDQDASHQSYTLRRATISQNGNETTANEKPNQTSQPNASGANKDSCNSKQDDVGLHVNGLSAENQKDASPKKEASNCCLSSGNAMYINYYSFGQIAASAAEELKHKLSENEEGKKHGPDAVSFRLKTICKKYVNVFALTDQKLSVELLKEKCGWCNSCQISGGSDCIFRFTDVKCMESPKPCAVGPLSEKNKESHIVLATHSMLSIEKRLNGLLSGPWQNPQYSMYWRKAVLMASDVSSLKQPLLMLESSLRRVAFSGEWQKPADSVEVVGSAAHILVRTSNKSAGYAIARKPGRKPLAIELKVDLRDVGVYWWRGGTLSRQVFHWKRLPQSLACKSARQAGRKKIPTIVYPDGSQFARRSKYIAWRAAVEMAQNVSQLILQIKELELNIKWPEILSTLSSAIATKETQKIARFFKKVIIRRKRIEATNVEYLLDFGKRENIPPVVAKHGVKFEEPSSERNRYWLSESHVPLSLLRAYEAKAINRSLKKKDSEDSSPKKKKDTNDRSRRKKKDTDDLSKMSDFSPEKPKRSRSVFDDLLEKAQKLEEAQKLEEAQNLLEKAQKLPSRLCGQCFKTVTAREAVNCKYCEALFHRKHFNVPRGAVDTVYVCNKCLAEKVEPVVSPQKKAASKKSSPKKKQKKQLRKSLRRRKQIVINLKKKTRQKNGKPGRPRKNPLSVSKNKSQKMSDSQPSNEAKNEPVKRISKRLYDKYMKGNSDKSEHTASCRKKKRTASHYSYWLDGLRWTQNTADEQATNFRKARIVFPSEDVKISETSPVCCLCKKCYSGDAIYIACENCEDWFHGDIYSITIENANNLIGFKCHACRLRAVPVCPYAQANAILKDQSDREDTIDRSIEDKHSNCPKDLFTSNDLKELHTHNIGELQSHSIEEQVPDSICLEVLEDYNDLKESDSHSTEREPVSNNTEKEPGSHSTEKELDDCNGLKELESHNNMEELDSHSTEKELDDCDGLKEPESHNNMEELDSHSTEKELDDCNGLKEPESHNNMEELDSHITERSPHDHNNLNELDNHWGEKKLDDCNCLSELGNHNNVIDLNENSPEELGCTEDSKFSAGETQCLKELDKLKDLDNLNSKKELGNHNHLDKLDRHSSLKELENHSSVEELDSHDYPKELDDQNRLNDLGNHKNLKELHSAQNGQVTAVTHTDGLIDEQFNTRISNKEAMIMTSESDLVKESIALQSNGSSVDNIVPAELEMDIQVPLSLLTL, from the exons atGGCGGACCTGGTGGGGAGGGCGGTGAGGAAGGCCTTCCCGGGGTTCGGGGTCTTCTCCGGCGTGGTTGAGTCGTACGACGCCGAGGCCGGGTACTTCCGCGTGCTCTACGAGGACGGCGACTCCGAGGAGATCGACGCGGACGAGATGGGCTCCATCCTCGTGGGCGCGCCCATGCCGCCGCAGCCGGAGACTCCCGGGGGTTCCGCCGGGAAGCGGCCTAAGAAGCGGAGGCGGGGGGACGGGGAGTCCCCGCAGGGGAACGTTTCTGTGGTGGCCGAGACCGTAGATGGAGATGGGCTGGCAAACGGGCCTCTGCCTGTGCTTGCAACGCCGGCGAAGGGGGGAGGAGCGGGTGGGGAAAATGGGGAGGCGATGGCGGAGACGGCGGGGAAGAAGCGGAAGATTGGCCCTAGCCCAGTTCGTCGGAGCGCGAGACAAGCGAAGGCGGCGGCATTGGCGGCTGAAATGGAGGCGGCCGCTAATGTAGCTGTTGCTGCAGAGGCTGCCGAGACTTCATCCGCCGAGGATGTGGCTCCGGCTCTGATTGCTGCTACGCCGCAGCAATCTGGGAGGAAGCGTCAGCGTGCAAATGGGAGTGGTCGGTCTCGCGCAGTCGCGAGGGATTTAGAGGATGCTGCGCTGGATAGGCCGCTGCAAAAGCCGAACCTGCCACCTTCGTCACAGGGCCTGGATTTGGAAGGCCTCCCTGTTATGGATGTCTTTCAAGTCTACTCCTGCTTGAGATCATTTAGCAAGCAGCTTTTCCTAAGCCCGTTTGCACTGGAGACATTTGTCGCGGCGCTGCGGTGTAAGCACGTGAACCCCTTGATAGACTGGGTGCATTTTGCTTTGCTCCGCTCTCTGAAGAACCACTTAGAAGATCTGGCCCATGAAGGAGACCCTCCGGCAATACACTGTATTAG GAATCTTAACTGGGAACTCTTAGACCTAGCAACTTGGCCAATCTATCTTGCCGAATACTTACTGACTCGTGGTTCAGAACTGAGGTATGGTATGAAGCTTACAGATCTAAAGCTGTTAGATACAGAGTACTATTGGCAGCCAGCAACAGTAAAACTCGAGCTGCTGCGCTCACTCTGTGACGATGTTATTGAGATTGAGGCTATACGTTCAGAACTTGGTTCAAGGATGTCTGAGTTAGATGGAAATGATGAGGGCTGTAGAGCTACTGGTTCAAGAAGAAAAAAGAGAGGTTCTTCTGTTGTGGCCCTAGCAGATTCTTCTCAGCCTCCAGAAGGCTCTGACGATATGGATGATGGTAACAGTGACGAATGTTATCTGTGTGGTATGGATGGCAACCTGTTATGCTGCGATGGCTGTCCTTCAGCTTTTCACTCAAAATGTGTGGGGGTGGTGGAGGACCTATTGCCTGAAGGAGAATGGCATTGTCCTGAGTGTTCGATGCAGAAGTACAACGGGTCCAGAAATATGGCAAAGCTTGTCAGAGGAGCAGAGGTTCTGGGAAGTGATCCACATGGACGACTATACTTTGGCACCTGCGGCTATCTTTTGGT GGTTGATTCATGTGATGTAGACTCTCCATGTCATTATTATGGCCAGATGGATCTTCATTCCCTTATTACAGTGTTAACTCCATGTCATCCGTCTTACAATCCGATCCTAAATGTGATCTCTTTGTTTCGGGGTATTGCAACTGAAACATCTAATATTAACGGGCGATATGAGAACAGCAAGGAATGTAGTACCTCGGACCATGAAACAGACCGCAGGCAGTCATCACTGAAACAATCTAGTGAGCATGAACAGCAGTGTACCATAGAAAAGCATGGCTCTCAACAATTGGATACCGGGAAAATTTGCACCTCAAATTCAGATCAGGATGCCTCACACCAGAGTTATACCCTGAGACGTGCGACAATTTCTCAAAACGGCAATGAAACTACTGCTAATGAGAAGCCCAATCAAACTTCACAACCTAATGCATCTGGTGCCAACAAGGATAGCTGCAATTCTAAGCAAGATGATGTTGGCTTGCATGTTAATGGTTTGTCTGCAGAGAACCAGAAAGATGCATCACCTAAAAAAGAAGCAAGTAACTGCTGTCTAAGTTCTGGGAATGCTATGTATATAAACTACTACAGTTTCGGTCAAATAGCAGCATCGGCTGCTGAAGAGTTAAAGCACAAGCTTTCAGAGAATGAGGAAGGAAAGAAGCATGGCCCGGATGCAGTTTCTTTTCGGCTAAAAACAATATGTAAGAAATATGTTAATGTTTTTGCACTGACTGATCAAAAGTTATCTGTGGAGCTCCTAAAGGAAAAATGTGGCTGGTGCAACTCCTGCCAAATCAGTGGTGGTAGTGATTGCATTTTCAGATTTACTGACGTTAAGTGTATGGAGAGTCCTAAGCCATGTGCTGTTGGTCCTTTGTCAGAAAAGAACAAGGAAAGTCATATTGTCCTTGCTACACATAGCATGTTGTCAATTGAAAAACGCCTGAATGGTTTGCTGTCTGGTCCATGGCAAAATCCACAATATAGCATGTATTGGCGTAAGGCAGTTCTTATGGCTTCAGATGTATCATCACTGAAGCAGCCTCTTCTCATG TTAGAGTCCAGTCTGCGACGTGTTGCCTTCTCAGGAGAATGGCAAAAACCAGCAGACTCTGTTGAAGTTGTTGGGTCTGCAGCCCATATCTTGGTCCGTACATCTAATAAGTCTGCAGGTTATGCAATTGCTAGAAAGCCAGGGAGGAAGCCACTTGCTATTGAGCTCAAAGTCGACCTCCGTGATGTTGGTGTTTATTGGTGGAGGGGCGGAACATTGTCCCGTCAAGTGTTTCACTGGAAGAGGTTGCCTCAGTCATTGGCCTGCAAATCTGCTCGGCAAG CGGGACGCAAGAAAATTCCCACCATAGTGTATCCCGATGGTTCACAATTTGCCAGGAGGTCCAAATACATAGCTTGGCGAGCTGCTGTGGAAATGGCACAAAATGTGTCCCAGCTCATTTTGCAG ATTAAAGAGCTTGAATTGAATATCAAGTGGCCTGAGATATTGAGCACTCTCTCTTCTGCAATTGCAACAAAGGAAACCCAGAAAATAGCAAGGTTTTTCAAGAAAGTTATAATTCGCAGAAAACGTATAGAAGCAACGAATGTGGAATATCTACTTgattttggaaagagggagaatATTCCTCCTGTTGTTGCTAAACATGGAGTAAAATTTGAGGAGCCCTCTAGCGAGAGGAACAGGTACTGGTTGAGTGAAAGTCATGTCCCGTTGAGTCTTTTGAGGGCATATGAAGCCAAAGCAATAAATCGCTCACTTAAAAAGAAAGACAGCGAGGACAGCTCACCTAAAAAGAAGAAAGACACCAATGACCGCTCACGTAGAAAGAAGAAAGACACCGATGATCTTTCTAAGATGAGCGACTTCAGTCCCGAAAAGCCAAAAAGATCAAGATCAGTGTTTGATGACCTCCTGGAGAAAGCACAAAAACTGGAGGAAGCACAAAAACTAGAGGAAGCACAAAACCTCCTAGAGAAAGCACAAAAACTTCCCAGCAGGCTTTGCGGTCAGTGTTTCAAAACAGTAACTGCCAG GGAAGCTGTGAACTGCAAATATTGTGAAG CACTTTTCCATAGAAAACATTTCAACGTTCCTAGAGGTGCTGTGGATACCGTCTATGTTTGCAACAAGTGCCTAGCTGAAAAGGTCGAGCCGGTGGTGTCTCCACAGAAAAAGGCAGCATCAAAGAAGAGCTCTCCGAaaaagaagcagaagaagcaacTACGAAAGAGTTTAAGGAGAAGAAAACAGATAGTTATCAACCTCAAGAAGAAAACCAGACAGAAGAATGGCAAGCCTGGCCGGCCTAGAAAGAATCCATTGAGTGTGTCAAAGAATAAATCACAAAAGATGTCTGACAGTCAACCATCAAATGAAGCCAAGAATGAACCGGTGAAACGCATATCAAAAAGGTTATATGATAAGTACATGAAAGGCAACTCAGATAAATCCGAGCATACAGCAAGCTGTCGTAAGAAGAAGAGGACAGCTTCGCATTACTCGTACTGGTTAGATGGTCTTCGATGGACACAGAACACAGCTGATGAACAGGCAACAAATTTTAGGAAAGCAAGAATTGTTTTTCCATCTGAAGATGTTAAGATTTCAGAAACCAGTCCAGTATGCTGTCTTTGTAAGAAATGCTACAGTGGAGATGCTATTTATATTGCTTGTGAGAATTGTGAAG ATTGGTTCCATGGGGATATATATTCTATTACCATAGAAAATGCCAATAATCTCATAGGCTTCAAGTGTCATGCATGCCGTCTGAGAGCTGTTCCTGTTTGTCCATATGCACAAGCTAATGCAATTCTTAAGGATCAATCAGACAGGGAAGACACCATTGATAGGTCTATAGAGGACAAGCACAGCAATTGTCCGAAAGATCTGTTCACTTCCAATGATCTGAAAGAGCTTCACACTCATAACATTGGGGAGCTCCAGAGTCATAGCATTGAGGAACAGGTTCCTGATAGTATTTGTTTGGAAGTGCTAGAAGATTATAATGATCTGAAAGAGTCAGACAGTCATAGCACTGAGAGAGAGCCAGTCAGTAATAACACTGAGAAAGAGCCAGGTAGTCATAGCACTGAGAAAGAGCTTGATGATTGTAATGGGTTAAAGGAGCTGGAGAGCCATAACAATATGGAAGAACTTGACAGTCACAGCACTGAGAAAGAGCTTGATGATTGTGATGGGTTAAAGGAGCCGGAGAGCCATAACAATATGGAAGAGCTTGACAGTCATAGTACTGAGAAAGAGCTTGATGATTGTAATGGGTTGAAGGAGCCGGAGAGCCATAACAACATGGAAGAGCTTGACAGTCATATCACTGAGAGGAGTCCTCATGATCATAATAATCTGAATGAGCTTGACAATCACTGGGGTGAGAAAAAGCTTGATGATTGTAACTGTCTGAGTGAACTTGGCAATCATAACAATGTGATAGATCTCAATGAGAACAGTCCAGAAGAGCTTGGTTGTACTGAAGATAGCAAATTTTCTGCAGGAGAAACACAATGTCTGAAAGAGCTGGACAAACTGAAAGATCTCGACAATCTTAACAGTAAAAAAGAGCTTGGTAATCACAACCATCTGGACAAGCTTGATCGCCATAGCAGTCTAAAGGAGCTTGAAAATCATAGTAGTGTGGAAGAGCTTGATAGTCATGACTACCCAAAAGAGCTTGATGATCAGAACCGTCTGAATGATCTTGGTAATCATAAAAATCTAAAAGAGCTTCATAGTGCTCAAAATGGCCAAGTTACTGCAGTAACACATACAGATGGTTTAATAGATGAGCAGTTTAACACTAGAATATCTAACAAAGAAGCCATGATCATGACATCCGAAAGTGATTTGGTGAAGGAATCTATTGCTTTACAATCCAACGGTAGTTCCGTGGATAATATTGTTCCTGCTGAACTGGAGATGGATATTCAGGTTCCCCTGAGCTTATTGACTTTGTAG